The Tubulanus polymorphus chromosome 3, tnTubPoly1.2, whole genome shotgun sequence nucleotide sequence TCAACTCCATCACGACCGGGTCGCCAACGACTACAGAGTTTCAGATATCGGGTTTTGGGATATGAGGACCGGAGCTTTAGACGTGACGGGACAGAGTCAGTGGACGTCGATACAACACGACCAGGGAGAGGAGCTATCAGAGATCCCGACTTCAGTTTGCAGCCGCGAGTGCACTGCCGGagaattcaaaatacaaaaagAGTTGAAATGTTGTTGGGAATGTCGTCGATGCCGCAATAATGAGATCACCATCCTGAATTTCACAACTTGCGACGAATGTCCTCAGTTCACGTGGCCCGATCAGAAACTGTTCACATCCTGCGAACCTATCCAACCGTATTTCATGAAATGGACCGAACCGTTAGCGATCACATTCTCTGTCGGGTCCGTTCTAGGTATAATCATGTGTTTCGGGGTGATCACGTGTTTCGCCGTTTTTAGAAACAAGAAGATAATAATGGCGAGTTGTCCTACACTGACGTTTATCATGTTATTCGGGAATCTGATCGCTTACGCGACGATTTTCGTGTTGATCGCCAAACCGACGAATATCGGATGCGGAATCAATCGTTTCGCTTTTCACTTTAGTTTCGCTTTAAATTATGCTCCGCTATTGGCGAAAAGTAGCCGAATTTATCGTATATTCGACTCAGGAAGAAGAGGGCATCAGAGACCGAAATTTATCAGCACCAGGGATCAAGTTATATTGAGTACTGTACTCATCACAGTCGAggtaacatttcaaaaatattcaaaacttttacaaaatgtaaaatctcAATTCAActtatttctagatttaatcaattttactttttattgcATTAAAAAACCATGTTATAACAGTAAATGACTAACAACATTTGCAAATTAATGTTTGAAATTTAGGGAGGGCTTCTGTTAAACAACTTTCTAAAATTTTTTCTTAAGCAACGCTGGAACCGGTTCCACAGCTTTACATAAAGATTTCTACTCAGagttaaaaaaaatgaaaatcaactgattttaactcagaagACTTAACTCTAACTTGCACCACTATAGAACTGGGTGCTGAATGACTTCACAATAACAAGTGTTTAAATCTATGTTTTACAGGTGGCGATCTCATTGACGACGCTGATCATCTCTCCTCCATCAGCTATGCTCAACATGCCCGTATCGACAGAGAAATTCGTCGAATTACTCTGTGATATGCCTATTGACAGTCTCGTCGCACCGATGGCCTTCAACATCCTGCTGACAATAGTCTGCCTGGTTTACGGGTTTAAAACTCGTAAATTACCGGACAATTTTAACGAATCTTGGTACATATTTCTTTCAGTTTGCTCAACTTTATTTCTATGGTTAGTTTTTGTACCGTCGTATTTCACAGCGTTCCACGCCTTCCATAAAACAGTCGTTCTGGCCGCGGCTCTGTTCCTCAGCTCGACAGCGATGGTTTTATGCTTGTATTCACCGAAGATCTACGCCCTGTTTTATGTTAATGAGGAAGATCTAACCTTCCAAACTAAACGCAATCAAAAAGCGGGAGCCTGGACGACGCAGGTTCATCCTTCCGGTTCCGCTAATCCAGCCGCCGGAACCGTCGAGGGGGGTCAAGGCTCAACCATAGTTCTAGAAGAGAACGGACCGAAGACAACCACATCTTAGattcaaatgcattttattgGGATATCCCACATTTATCTAAAACAGACCCCAGACTAgatcagttgcacagtcgttaCTAAAAGTGGTCTTAGATCTTAATTgttaaagttgttagattcaCTATAGAACCAAGCCATGACTATCCAGACAAAACTGGGTCCCAGTAACAGAGATATTccagatgtttcaaaatcaGATTCAAGAAAATTGTCTGATACgaattgataatttcatcGCACGTCAGTGTATGGATGTTTATATCGGAAAATTTGCAAATTAAGGGATGAAAACAACACGATACTTGTATAAACTTAGTTATCACTTACAatttgaattagatgaagaaaTCAAGACTGAGTTTATGTTTTAACACCCGATGAGAGCAGCCGATATTTTACAACATAGCTGTGATTTCATTATGTTATAATTGAATATCGTCGTGAATTAACACTATACAGTAGATTCTATCTAATGCGGCATGGAataattctaccccgagttgatgtcaaatactgagtttgtgatatacagtagactctgtctcttactgcggtaaagttgagaccggtaaaattctaccgcgagttggtgtcaattctgagtttgtgaaatacagtagactctgtctcttactgcggtaaagttgagactggtaaaattctaccccgagttgatgtcaaatactgagtaagagtttgtgaaatacagtagactctgtctcttactgcggtaaagttaagaccggtaaaattctaccccgagttggtgtcaattCTGAGTTTGTGAGATACAGTAGAtcctgtctcttactgcggtaaagttgagaccggtaaaattctacccctaAATTCTACATCAAATTGAGTTTTTGTCAAaaactgagtaagagtttgagaACTATATTAGAAGTCGATGCTAATGATATTGCACTCTGAGATTaagatatgaaaatgatttttcacgaGTTGAATTAATTCCCTCGATATAAACTCATAATTGTTATCTAACATAAACTTTGTAATAGCTAAGTTTGTTATTCGATTGTAATAGACAATAAAAAGttgtattttagaaatttgagtttgaaattttaattatttttgtgATGTTGAGCTCATCACGTCGACGAGGTGTGAGCCCTTATCAGAGGTGGATCTCGGAAAATTGTAAGGCCGGGAtacagaagaaaagaaaaagccTTTCTCGGAAAAAGGCCACTAGCGGGGTTCCAGCCTCGGTGctgatatatttttgaagaaatacttACTAAAACGTGAAATGATGAGCCTCATTTTTGCGGCAGGTTTTAACGATTTCTGTCTTGACGAAAATGGCGACCTTGAGGAGAAGGTAGGGGTCTGAGCCCTTCGGTTTGATCGTACTTACAAAACTACCTTACTTTGAACCACTACAACCAGCCCTTCCCCTTCCCTCAGGGGCCTGCTGATATTCATAACCTGGAAATCAATTAAACCAaacaaatgatgatgaatgcaTTATAAGAACTACCCTGGATTCCAACAGTAATCACAATGACACAGTATATACAGTCAGTCGTCTGCACAGCGCTGCTATATATAATGTAGTTCACTCACTATATAGGACGCTTCAATATAGTTGTTCTGATTACAGAAAAATGGCGTCTCTCTATACTTTGTTTACGGACGGAAATTTGATTTCGACAACTTTAGTTTTTACCGTTGTTTTATTATGCGTTGCTTATTTAGCGAATGGCAGGAGGTATAAATATCCCCCGGGACCGATGAGGCTTCCTTTAGTCGGATCTACGCCGTTCTTAAGTAAGTTGAACAACTTTCACTTTTCACACAAAAAGACCATATCAATTCGATAAGGTGCAAATACAGGTAATTCCTGTAAAGGTTTACTGATATTACCAGCTTTCGCTACCATTATCTGTCTCTTAATCTATGTCCATGTAATTccatatttctttatttataaATTAAGGATTTCTTACAATTTACTTAGAAAAAAACGATGAAAGTTTAAGCTACTGGTGGTGGGTTTTTAATTTCCTTTTTTGAGATTTatgttgataatgttttcaacttttttacattttaaaaGATAAAGATCTCCAGAGTGACATCAGTAAACTGGTCAAAAAACACAATAGTGACGTCATCGGGTTACAACTAGGACTAATCAACGCCGTGATTATAAATTCCTACGAGAAAATCAAGGAGACATTTCTCGGAGACGAAGTAACCGACCGCTCGGCCAACTTTCTACCGGCTGTTTtagtcaaaggtcaaggtaactgtcaattcaattcaattcgataTTTGTTTGATAGAAACAGGGAAAAGACGGACGACTGCTAAACTTCAAACTCtaataaaacattgtttcattCATACGTAGGATTTTGTAGTTATTTTATAGATTTCATGGTAGTTTGATATTATCATAGCTAATTTGTAACTCCAGGGGCAGGTTCCAGGGCAGGGTCAGCAGACCATCTTAGAACATCTTAGCTCTATATCACATCTAACTATGACCAGTCGTTTAGGCCGTCTTAGTCCGAtagcaaatctaacaacttaagaccagatttaagatttaagaccaaatAGTGAACTTACGCCTCAACTTTATGGAACTTGCCCCAAGAGTCGTGGTCCATTtcacatattatatatttaaagGTCTGATTCAATCGAGTGGAAATCTATGGAGGGAACAGAGACGACATGCGCTGACTGTACTGCGAAATTTCGGGATGGGTAAGATGGCCGCCGAGGAGCGAATCAATAACGAAATAGCTAATCTTAAAGAAGCTATCGAtaaccaagatggccgccagtTCGACCCGTTCAACATGCTGACAACTActatttcaaatatcatcTGCGCTATTTCATTTGGTAAACGTTATGAGTATGACGATGTTGAATTCCAGATGCTTATCAAAAGTCTCAATGAACTTGCCAATCAGGCAAACCTCATCGGCCCAGCATTCGTGATGCCTTCGTTGAGACATCTTCCTGGAGATTTATTCGGTACCAAAACAATAATCGACACAATCAGTAGAATGGGCCGACTTGCGAAGGGCCATGTTGAAGAGCATAAGACTAGATACAATCCATCAAATGACGATGACGATTTTATAGACGCCTACCTGACTGAGATGGAACGAATGGAAAACAAGAAACCACGAGTAAAACACACATTTACAGGtaaatatcagatatatcacAGGTGAGATATCTGATATATCGGGGGGGGTGAACTATCAGATATATCACGGTGATATTTGAGATTTCAGATATATCATGGGGTAAAATATCAGAGTCCCATCGTTGTTTTAtgtaatgttttgttttaacAGATTCTCAATTAATATCAGTTATTCGTGATCTATTCTTCGCTGGTACCGAAACGACCTCCTCCACGATGCGCTGGGCGTTAGCTCTGATGGTTAAACATCCCGATATACAACAGAAAGTACAACATGAAATCGACAATGTGATCGGTAGCGACCACATCCCGCAGATGAGAGACCGATTGATTCTACCTTACACCGAGGCGGTCCTGCTGGAGATACAGAGAGTCGCCAGtctcatctctctctctgtaCCGCACTCAAACAACGAGACAGACATCAAACTCTACTCTTACGATGTACCTAAGAATTCACTGgtttttgcaaatattttcGCAGTTCATCACGATCCGAGCATTTGGCCGAATCCGAATACATTTGATCCACGTAATTTCATCAGTGAGGAGGGAACATTACGTAATCAGGAATTCTTAATACCGTTTTCTATTGGTAATCTACTTAATTCACGAATTAACCTATAATGGAGATATTTCCAAAGTTTATCTATTCAATCTGACAGTTCGGGGTTTACCTAAATTCCATCTACACAGAAACAGTAATGaattttacatattcaaaaacatatgatgaattaacatACATCACGTGTTTCTCCGTAGCTGATGAGATTTCGAAACTGTTagagaaaaaataaactttgaaatatcatcagtGACAAATACATCACAGTCTTTCAAATCATCTTATTGACCTAAGAATTCATCTtcactttttatctttttatcgAATTTTGCAGGTAAAAGATCCTGTCCCGGTGAAGGCCTGGCGAAGATGGAATTGTTTTTGATATTCGTGTCAATTATGCAGGTTTATACAGTGCTGCCTTCGGATGAGGGTTATCCTAATTTGGATGATATCTACAGTAACATAAGAAATCCTCCTCCTTATAAGATTAAACTCCAACGACGAATCGAATAGAAATGGTGCAAAAAATGAAGTCgcagtttaaaaaaaagaaaaattgtcgCAGTATATATTGACCACGATCCAAAGATACTTCTTTTATGCGTTTACATGAAATGCATCATGACACTATTCAGGCCACATTATTCAGACCACACTGTTTAGACCACAAAGTAAAGATCAGTGATATTATATTTCTATCTACTTGGACGGGATCGAGATTTGCGAATATTTCTGCGCGAAATTCTTCTGTTCATCGAGgcaaaaataaattgtttttgacgCAAAGCGTTTTTAAATAtggaaaatactttttacaatGAGCTTCTGTCTCACGGTTTGTAACTCGTCTTACTTAGAACGAATAGAACCGGCCCTTCCCCTTCCCTCAGGGGCCTTTTGATATCCATAACCTGGAAATCAATTAAACCAaacaaatgatgatgaatgcaCAATCAACAACTACCCTGGATTCCACAGTAATCACAATGACACAGTATATACAGTCAGTCGTCTGCTCAGCGCTGCTATATATAATGTAGTTCACGATATAGGACGCTTCAATATAGTTGTTCTGATTACAGAAAAATGGCGTCTCTCTATACTTTGTTTACGGACGGAAATTTGATTTCGACAACTTTAGTTTTTATCGTTGTTTTATTATGCGTTGCTTATTTAGCGAATGGCAGGAGGTATAAATATCCCCCGGGACCGATGAGGCTTCCTTTAGTCGGATCTACGCCGTTCTTAAGTAAGTTGGACTAATTTCACTTTTCACACATATCAAATCGATAAGGTGCAAATAcagggggccagttgcacagttatGGCTTATGTCCAAAAATCGTCCTAAATCAAAGACTAGTCTAAACTTGTtcgattggctatagaactaagttggtcttagactggtcttaagtctaagtcatGATTATGCAACCGACCCTAGGTTCTTCCTGTGTAGGTTCACTGATATTACCAGCTTTCGCTAACATCGGCAAAATCTCTAAATCTAttccatattttctaaatttatgaattaagGATTTCTTACAATTTTCCTAAGAAAAACCGATGAAATTTTAAGCTAGTGGCGCTGATTTATTGATTTCCTTTTCAAGAGATTTTTGTTGATGATGTTTTCAacttttttacattttaaaaGATAAAGATCTCCAGAGTGACATCAGTAAACTGGTCAAAAAACACAATAGTGACGTCATCGGGTTACAATTCGGACCAATCAACGCCGTGATTATAAATTCCTACGAGAAAATCAAGGAGACATTTCTCGGAGACGAAGTAACCGACCGTTCGGCCAACTTTCTACCGACTGTTAtagtcaaaggtcaaggtaaCTAACTGGCAATTCAATACGAATTGATATATTGGTTGATAAAACAGGGAAAAGATGATGAACGACTGTAAGACATCAGGGGCTGACCGTGGCTTCATTCCaaaagttggtcttagatcttaagactagtcttaagttgtaagattggctaaGACGGGCCTTAAGGCTAAAGCtgtgactatgcaactggccccataAGTCAAAGTTAACCCGAGATCGCACAACTGAATCGTCGTGTATTTCTACAATATATTTAAAGGTCTGGTCCATGCGAGTGGAAATCTATGGAGGGAACAGAGACGACATGCGCTGACTGTACTGCGAAATTTCGGGATGGGTAAGATGGCCGCCGAGGAGCGAATCAATAACGAAATAGCGTATCTTAAAGAAGCTATCGATaaacaagatggccgccagtTCGACCCGTTCAACATGCTGACAACTActatttcaaatatcatcTGCGCTATTTCGTTTGGTAAACGTTATGAGTATGACGACGTTGAATTCCAGATGCTTATCAAAAGTCTCAATGATGTTGCCAATCAGGCTAATTTTTCCGGCCTAACATTCGTAATGCCTTCGTTGAGACATCTTCCTGGAGATTTATTCGGTACTAAAATATTTGTCAACACTCTCAGCAAAATAAGCCGACTTGCAAGTGGCCATGTTGAAGAGCATAAGGCTAGATACAATCCATCAAATGACGATGACGATTTTATAGACGCCTACCTGACTGAGATGGAACGAATGGAAAACAAGAAACCACGAGTTCAACACACATTTACAGGTAAATATCAGATATTTCAATCGtgaaatatctgatatatcaCAGGTGgaatatctgatatatcaTCAGTTAACTATCACATACACCAGGAGTGAACTATCAGATATATCATCAGTTAACTATCTGAAGCTACGCAGTCCAAATGCTGTTTTATCTTATGTTGACAGATTCTCAATTGACAGCAGTTATTCGTGATCTATTTTTCGCTGGTACCGAAACGACCTCCTCCACGATGCGCTGGGCGTTAGCTCTGATGGTTAAACATCCCGATATACAACAGAAAGTACAACATGAAATCGACAATGTGATCGGTAGCGACCACATCCCGCAGATGAGAGACCGATTGATTCTACCTTACACCGAGGCGGTCCTGCTGGAGATACAGAGAGTCGCCAGTCTCACCTCTCTCTCTTTACCGCATACAAACAACGAGACAGACATCAAACTCTACTCTTACGATGTACCTAAGAATTCAATGGTTTTTGCAAATCTTTACGGAGTTCATCACGATCCGAGCATTTGGCCGAATCCGAATACATTTGATCCGCGTAATTTCATCAGTGAGGAGGGAACATTACGTAATCAGGAATACTTAATACCATTTTCTATTGGTAATCTACTTAATTCACGAATTAACCTACAATGGAGATATTTCCAAAGtttaaatattatattcaGATGATCCGTTACGGGTTTCTATTCATTCTAATCACTTTATTTGTACCTAAAATTCATCTTTCCTATTGTTTCGAATTTTCCAGGTAAAAGATCCTGCCCCGGTGAAGGCCTGGCGAAGATGGAATTGTTTTTGATATTCGTGTCAATTATGCAGGTTTATACAGTGCTGCCTTCGGATGAGGGTTATCCTAATTTGGATAATATCTACAGTAACATAAGAACTCCACCTCCTTATAAGATAAAACTTCAACGACGAATCAAATAGAAATCgcagttttgaaaaatgaattgtcgcagaaAAATCCAGGAAGAAAATTAACGACAAaaaagaatcaaatcgagtagaAAATTCGTTTTGACAAAATTCTTAACGCCTGAACAGCATTGGTTATTTTGTACTCGGTGTGCCTGCTGGTTGCTCAAATATATACACACTTCTATTCAAAGACATTTCATatttggctgaattattgcCGGATATAAATTCATCTTACGCTTATCGTTATCTATGTTCCTTATATAGACATATGTTTATttggaataaatctattttgaatatttgcatcataaacaatttttaTGTGTCGTAGAAAAACCCATGAAGTAAATTAATGGCAAGAAATCGTCTCGAGtagaaagatttcattttgaaaaatcgcaACCGTGTTCCAAAGATGCTTCCTTATTTAGATATAttaatcagaaaatatttcaaacacaGAAGATACTTCCTCGTATAGCAGAATTATTTCAACTAGATTCACATCACATACAATTAGATCTTCGCTTTGATTTCTGCCTCGAACAACGACGAAATTCTgcgcagaaatattcacgaatttctcgtcccagtaaaagataaatatagaaattgattgaataattACAAACTTGAAACTGAGTGAATAAATCATAAAGAAACATTTGCTTGCTAACTGTAATCGGTATAAACGCAGTGATTGGAGTTGGAAGTGTAGACATCGCAAATAcaagtgaaactgttacaagcattaatgttgtacgttttgattttgtagttttctgatcggacgaaaccattttcgaacctctgaataacttaGTTATTATAACAGAATTCAGCGCTATAATAAAAGTTAACGGTAGTACATAAAGTGGAATGACGATTATTCTAGTTGTAAATTTTCACTCATCAGCGAATAGCTGTAGCCGTAATAGAAATGGTTTTTACCGCTACAGCTATTCGCTGATGAGTGAAAATTTACAATGGAAATGTTACATATGTGTTTTTCAATACCGAATTGTAGATTTTAActtgaaaatttgatatttactTCGATATAGCGATACACAGATATACGATATAGGATCTATCTTAAGACATTTGATATAAGATTTAAGACAGTAAGCATGCTATGTACTGAGGGAAGAATTCTGTgacgatgtttttttttattaaaatatttctttattcgatgaaaggaattttaataaaatgttttcataaCATTTGTGTGGACGTCTTATGGACAGACCCATATAGTGTGGGTTTAAGAATCTGTTCTCCACGTCTCCGTGTATCGGGGACGGGCTATTCCgcaaatcaaatcatttttctaCTTTTTGCGCATGCGCAATGCTGGTTAAAATAAACTATAGGGGAGTTAACGTATCTTCTCATATTTCCATCACAACGTAATATATCATTATTGCGTTTCCTGAGAACCATTGTTGACTACGTCATCACCCGTAACTATTGAACTCAGAGCACGTGACGTAAGGAGATATCACTTATAGCTCCACCTAGCGTCTATAAACCACATCAGCGCCGATAATGGCAGTTAATGTTTTGTCgcttttgaatgaaattcaacATCGCTGACAACAGATCATTCTTTTCAACTCCGCGCGATAGAAATCTAGAGTCGACGCGtaaattacaaaattcaaaCAGAAATTCAGATTACAAAAAGTAGAAGCGATCGGACCGTAAAATCTGCCGATATTCGTGATTCGGTGTTTAACGGTCTCCGTGGCTGATACAACACATTCcatattatatacatcataGTACAACCAGATTACTGTGTAAGGCATGACTAACACAAAAAACATCGTCGATACCAGAAACATATTCCGCAGAATTCGATCGTTTTTACGATTCGAtttcgtattttcaatttttggcGCCGTTAAGATTCCTAGCACGATAGCGATGTTGCTACAAGCGATTATCACGCAGGGTAAAACTCCTTTCAAACATTGAGACATTACTGTGTATACGAACCGATGACAGGGCTTCACCGAGATCGTGACGCAGTCGCCGTTAGCAGCTTGCGTCATCCAGTACGATTCGGGTGAGTAGATAAACAGGGGTATTATGATACAAGCGAATAGAACCAGAGATCGTCTGGTCTGCGTGAATATAACGTGCGCCTTTAACGGATACCAGACGATTATAGCCCGTTCCATCGAGAAAGCCGTTACGATCCAACTGGACATCATAAAACAAGACGAACCGACGAAATATAACTTACAAGTAAATTTAGACAGCGTGTAAATATCGACGGCAACTCCGAAATAGGAAACGGCGTGATGCGCGGCCTTTCGTCTGTTATTGAGAAACTGATCTAGGAAACCTTGCAGGAGTAGGAAACACGCGTCAGTTACGGCTAACAGAGACAGATATTGAAACGTGGTCCGATTGTCTTTACGACGTCGGACTAAAATCACGAAATTCATTATATTACCCAGAATCCCTACCGGTAAAACACAAACCGATAATACATAAATGAATTTACGTAAACTTGCTGCTGATCCGTCTCCTACGAGGACTGGGGGTAAGTCGGTTTCAACTGATACGTTCATGCTGTGATTGATTCCACTAAACTCTGATCGAATACAAGAATTCGAAAATTCGTGATTTTCCGAAATCGGTCCCAAATTACTATCATTACCCATACGCTGTTGCATCCATTCTATAATtgtaaaatcaatacaaaTCCTACCTGGTAACACCTGAgcttttagatttatttcactatcattttatataatttcagaaaattactGGTGGAGCCAATTATTAACCAAGAGTTTGTAAATATCAATCGAATCTTATTTTTCTGTGTCTGAATTATACCTGAATTATACcaattattaaaaatatatcctACCGAGGAACTGAGTTTTTACGGTTACGTGGACTGTATTTAGAAACTCGTGATATCAGCAGAAAATgatggagggagggggaggggggttaatGCTAGTGAGAAGATGTATGGTCTTTACTTTGACCAGACTGACTCTCAAACTATGAGCACCTGGTCTATGGTTTAGTGGTTAGCGAACGCAACGTGATGAAGGTTCGATTCCTGATAGGGTTACATTTGAGGTACTGGTTAGTATCCTCATCTAAACAGAGTGCCTTAGGTTTGTTTatgattattcaatatttccaaggttttttttttgtttatctGTATTAGGTTCTTAAAACAATCAGCTgattaaaatcaatattcaGATTCAAGTCCAAGGTAAGAGATAACGAATGATAAGACAGGCGGCTATCTGTGTAAGGCACATGACTGTTAGTGAAACCAGCTTTTACAGAGGGAAATCATGGCGAGATATTGGAATAATATTCTACCGTTGATTTTAGTGTTGCTTGGTGTGTGTTTATCTGTTACAACTTGTAGAGATGGCAAATCATGTGAGTTTATATCATCCTCAGaagtgggttcgaacccaacgATTCCATGTTACTTAATTAGAAAACGACGTATTGGAACATCGCGGGGGGCTGATTAATATTTGATAGTTCATCCTTCTTTATTCAGTACCATGAATAAAAACACTTGTGCTCATGTTTCCACATATTGCGTGTCAGTGATGATTCTGGTTTGACGTATAATCCTCGCATGCCATAGCTATGCGAAATTCTttaccgtcaagtgctgcccctatacaAACCGTTGGCGGTGAATGCGGGAACTAACTTActgctcgcatgccacagtaggaaTACTGTGAGGTCGAGTTAGTTCATAGATTCTCCGCTATAGATAACACTAGGGGCAGCACTTAACGGTCAACGGTTAACCACGCACTGGCAGCAGGCCGGAACTCCACTGAAATACCTGCAATTCTTCAGTACAAAACTGATGTGATTAGTTTGTGTTAATGACTCTTTTTTTACGCATTAGAAACCGATGATTATTAGAGTTTATTTGATGTACAACATGATGATTATATATCCCCAGGTTTAgatacagtttcaaattccAGAAATGTAAACTACTTTCTGTCTCTCCGGCTTTCAGCAGTGCCGGGCGGTTGTCAACTGTTTACTGGACTTCATGACATCATTCGATCTATTTCTAAACACCATATACCTCCGCCGTTAGATGTGATTCGGTCAAACGCGGATTTATGGATGACGAGACTTCCGGCGATTGTGAAAAATAGGCCGTTACGTTCAATCAGCATACCAGGTATTAAAACCTACATTCCCAGAGAACGCGAACATCTCATCATTTCACCTCCAGCAGCCACGAGTCTGTATTATCTAATTATTGTGAATATTTTCAGGAACCCACGATTCATTCgctatatttgatgaaatgtatTTGGAGAATAATTTTATACCGGATGAATATAACAAAGAGGAACAATTCgtaatgaatttattccgTAAAGAAGTTAAGGACTGGTCCGTCGCTCAGAACATGTCCGCAACCCAACAACTCATCGCCGGTATTCGATATTTCGACTTCCGTATCGCGTACGGATATGCTAACAAAACGGCACCGTTAGACTATTACGCGGGACATGGACTTCTTGCTGGACCCGTCCTACAAAAACTGATCGAAATAAACACGTTTTTAGAAACCCGCCCTGGTGAAGTTgtcattttagattttcaagcCATCTTCAACGTGTCTTTACCAACTTATACAATTCTAGGTAATTTGATTCACGCAATTTTCGGGTCTAAAATATTTCCGTGTTCGAATTTAAATCCGTTAAACGTAAGTTTGCAACAATTGGTTTCGTTAAATAAACgtgttttagttttgtttAAACATCCCTCCTCGGCGGCAGTGTTCAGAGATTTCTGTAATCGCACTATACTGAGTAATC carries:
- the LOC141902660 gene encoding metabotropic glutamate receptor-like, yielding MRTGALDVTGQSQWTSIQHDQGEELSEIPTSVCSRECTAGEFKIQKELKCCWECRRCRNNEITILNFTTCDECPQFTWPDQKLFTSCEPIQPYFMKWTEPLAITFSVGSVLGIIMCFGVITCFAVFRNKKIIMASCPTLTFIMLFGNLIAYATIFVLIAKPTNIGCGINRFAFHFSFALNYAPLLAKSSRIYRIFDSGRRGHQRPKFISTRDQVILSTVLITVEVAISLTTLIISPPSAMLNMPVSTEKFVELLCDMPIDSLVAPMAFNILLTIVCLVYGFKTRKLPDNFNESWYIFLSVCSTLFLWLVFVPSYFTAFHAFHKTVVLAAALFLSSTAMVLCLYSPKIYALFYVNEEDLTFQTKRNQKAGAWTTQVHPSGSANPAAGTVEGGQGSTIVLEENGPKTTTS
- the LOC141901567 gene encoding cytochrome P450 2J2-like, with the translated sequence MASLYTLFTDGNLISTTLVFTVVLLCVAYLANGRRYKYPPGPMRLPLVGSTPFLNKDLQSDISKLVKKHNSDVIGLQLGLINAVIINSYEKIKETFLGDEVTDRSANFLPAVLVKGQGLIQSSGNLWREQRRHALTVLRNFGMGKMAAEERINNEIANLKEAIDNQDGRQFDPFNMLTTTISNIICAISFGKRYEYDDVEFQMLIKSLNELANQANLIGPAFVMPSLRHLPGDLFGTKTIIDTISRMGRLAKGHVEEHKTRYNPSNDDDDFIDAYLTEMERMENKKPRVKHTFTDSQLISVIRDLFFAGTETTSSTMRWALALMVKHPDIQQKVQHEIDNVIGSDHIPQMRDRLILPYTEAVLLEIQRVASLISLSVPHSNNETDIKLYSYDVPKNSLVFANIFAVHHDPSIWPNPNTFDPRNFISEEGTLRNQEFLIPFSIGKRSCPGEGLAKMELFLIFVSIMQVYTVLPSDEGYPNLDDIYSNIRNPPPYKIKLQRRIE
- the LOC141901568 gene encoding cytochrome P450 2J2-like, which produces MASLYTLFTDGNLISTTLVFIVVLLCVAYLANGRRYKYPPGPMRLPLVGSTPFLNKDLQSDISKLVKKHNSDVIGLQFGPINAVIINSYEKIKETFLGDEVTDRSANFLPTVIVKGQGLVHASGNLWREQRRHALTVLRNFGMGKMAAEERINNEIAYLKEAIDKQDGRQFDPFNMLTTTISNIICAISFGKRYEYDDVEFQMLIKSLNDVANQANFSGLTFVMPSLRHLPGDLFGTKIFVNTLSKISRLASGHVEEHKARYNPSNDDDDFIDAYLTEMERMENKKPRVQHTFTDSQLTAVIRDLFFAGTETTSSTMRWALALMVKHPDIQQKVQHEIDNVIGSDHIPQMRDRLILPYTEAVLLEIQRVASLTSLSLPHTNNETDIKLYSYDVPKNSMVFANLYGVHHDPSIWPNPNTFDPRNFISEEGTLRNQEYLIPFSIGKRSCPGEGLAKMELFLIFVSIMQVYTVLPSDEGYPNLDNIYSNIRTPPPYKIKLQRRIK
- the LOC141901102 gene encoding uncharacterized protein LOC141901102: MNFVILVRRRKDNRTTFQYLSLLAVTDACFLLLQGFLDQFLNNRRKAAHHAVSYFGVAVDIYTLSKFTCKLYFVGSSCFMMSSWIVTAFSMERAIIVWYPLKAHVIFTQTRRSLVLFACIIIPLFIYSPESYWMTQAANGDCVTISVKPCHRFVYTVMSQCLKGVLPCVIIACSNIAIVLGILTAPKIENTKSNRKNDRILRNMFLVSTMFFVLVMPYTVIWLYYDVYNMECVVSATETVKHRITNIGRFYGPIASTFCNLNFCLNFVIYASTLDFYRAELKRMICCQRC